The genomic stretch GCCGCTTCGCATCGTCTGTGGTCATATGAGATAAAGGCCGTTCCGCCTGACATGGTGAAACTCACGGAGGTCATCGTGACCTCCTCCAGGGAGGTCAACCACGCGGTCAAGGATCTCAGGAATTTCAAGAAGAAGAACGAGATACTGAAGCATTGCATAGAGATCAACCGGCTGGAGAACACGGGAGACGACATCACCCACGAGGCTGTCGCAGAGCTTTTCAAGAAACACGATGCAGTGGACATTATCAAGCTCAAGGAGATATACGAGTACCTGGAAGAGGCCACCGACAAATGCGAAGACGTAGCTGATGTCATCAAGGATGTCTTCATGAAGAATTCTTAGAGGAGTCCCGATGGAACTGCTTGGCCTCGCTGCAATCACAATCATCTTGACCCTTGGCTTTGACTTCGTGAACGGCTTT from Candidatus Thermoplasmatota archaeon encodes the following:
- a CDS encoding DUF47 family protein yields the protein MGFKEWIIPQEKHFFDLFEQQADVVLEGAEALMDMVKNFDNLAKRRDQIKDIEHKGDELVHTIAEALNKTFVTPMDQEDISKLASRLDDILDYIEAASHRLWSYEIKAVPPDMVKLTEVIVTSSREVNHAVKDLRNFKKKNEILKHCIEINRLENTGDDITHEAVAELFKKHDAVDIIKLKEIYEYLEEATDKCEDVADVIKDVFMKNS